The Corylus avellana chromosome ca8, CavTom2PMs-1.0 genome has a segment encoding these proteins:
- the LOC132190833 gene encoding UDP-glycosyltransferase 90A1-like produces the protein MASKPHVVIFPFMAQGHTIPMLDLSKALSFRGLKITIITTPSNSSFVISYVSQSLNNNIHLREIPFPHAHQLPKGCENTSHLLSPDQLLPFLAATKQLRPPFEQALRDMSKLPDPPCCVISDTFLGWTNGSCRAFGIPRLVFHGMGVFAMAVKKSLSIHQNHNKCLMKSSSDTEHVDVTGLMQLRFPLTTADLPDSLRQMDSCLSEFFVEAEKSDLGSWGVIVNSFIELEKDHVAPLECLYGNESTRAWCVGPLFLYDDQMEGGRNYHEEEIDSFLKLHEQEEKSVIYVAFGSQADLSDTQLDELAYGLEQSRENYIWVVRSKTWDPPIKGRGLITKNWVEQKRVLGHRAIGGFLSHCGWNSVLESLSMGVPILAWPMQNEQHLNAKFLVEEVKAALRVPTVGRERKVVRREVICEAVKELMGGRRGKKAREKAIELGKLAKRAVQVGGSSYKCLDELIHQLPLENAIHH, from the coding sequence ATGGCGTCCAAACCCCACGTCGTCATCTTCCCCTTCATGGCTCAAGGCCACACCATTCCTATGCTGGACCTTTCAAAGGCCCTCAGCTTCCGAGGGCTCAAGATAACCATCATAACCACCCCTTCAAACTCCTCCTTCGTCATCTCCTACGTTTCACAATCCTTAAACAACAACATCCATCTCAGAGAAATCCCATTCCCCCACGCCCACCAACTCCCCAAAGGCTGCGAAAACACCTCCCACCTTCTCTCCCCCGACCAGCTCCTCCCATTCCTCGCAGCAACAAAACAGCTCCGACCACCTTTCGAGCAGGCTCTCAGAGACATGTCCAAGCTTCCGGACCCACCATGTTGTGTTATTTCCGACACTTTCTTGGGGTGGACCAACGGATCCTGTCGGGCTTTCGGAATCCCCCGGCTGGTTTTTCATGGGATGGGGGTGTTTGCAATGGCGGTGAAGAAATCTTTATCCATCCACCAAAACCACAACAAGTGTTTGATGAAGTCGTCGTCCGACACGGAACATGTCGACGTAACAGGACTAATGCAGCTTCGATTTCCGCTCACAACAGCGGATTTGCCGGATTCCCTTAGGCAGATGGATAGTTGCTTGTCGGAGTTCTTTGTAGAGGCTGAGAAATCTGATTTGGGAAGCTGGGGTGTGATTGTTAATAGCTTTATCGAGCTAGAAAAAGACCATGTTGCCCCATTGGAGTGTTTGTACGGGAATGAGAGTACCAGGGCATGGTGCGTCGGTCCATTATTTTTGTATGATGATCAAATGGAGGGAGGGAGAAATTATCATGAGGAGGAAATTGACAGTTTTTTGAAGCTGCACGAGCAAGAAGAAAAATCAGTGATATATGTGGCATTTGGGTCGCAGGCCGATTTGTCAGACACCCAGCTTGATGAATTGGCTTATGGGCTGGAACAATCCAGAGAAAATTACATCTGGGTTGTACGATCAAAGACTTGGGACCCACCGATCAAAGGGAGAGGACTGATTACTAAAAATTGGGTGGAGCAGAAACGGGTTCTGGGCCACCGGGCTATTGGTGGGTTTTTAAGCCATTGCGGATGGAATTCGGTATTGGAGAGCCTGTCGATGGGGGTTCCAATATTGGCGTGGCCCATGCAAAATGAGCAGCACCTGAATGCCAAGTTCTTGGTGGAGGAGGTCAAGGCGGCGCTCCGGGTTCCGACGGTGGGCCGGGAACGGAAGGTTGTGAGGCGGGAAGTGATTTGTGAAGCGGTGAAAGAGTTGATGGGAGGAAGGAGAGGGAAGAAGGCAAGAGAGAAAGCAATTGAGTTGGGGAAATTGGCGAAGAGAGCAGTCCAGGTTGGTGGGTCTTCTTACAAGTGCTTGGATGAGCTAATTCACCAGCTTCCTCTTGAGAATGCCATCCATCATTGA